The genomic region TAATAAACATTTCCATTTTCCGAAAAAAGCCCGAAATGTAATTATGATTTCAAACGGAACCGGTATTGCACCGTTTTTAGGAATGCTGGACGAAAATAAAGGGGCGAATTGTTATTTGTATTCCGGTTTTAGGGGAGAAGCCTCATTTGACTTGTATCGGGATGGGATTGATTCCTGCCTTGCTTCACAAAAGTTAAAACAATTGCATGTAGCCTATTCGCGTGAAGGTGCAAAACAGTATGTAAAGGATTTACTGGTACGAGATGCTGTTTTTATTGCCGAAACCTTACAATCGGGAGGTGTGATCATGATTTGTGGATCACTGGCTATGCAACAAAATGTTATGACGCTATTGGAAATGGTCTGTAAAGAACAGAGTGGTATGGAATTGAGCCATTATCAATCGCACAACCAGATACTCACGGACTGCTATTAATGTTTCCTAATATAAAAAACGCAGCTGAAACAGAACTTCAGCTGCGTTTTTTATATAAAGGATGTCTGGTTGTATGGGGTACAATCATATTTTGGTCATTATAATGATATCCTATAAGGCTGTTATAAATGCACTAAGGTGTTCGATTTCGACATGATCCATAACGACAATTTTGTACCATTGGTTGGATGTGTCGTGTTTTTGCGGTACCAGATTAAAGCGTTCGGCGACTTGTTCCGGGATAAAAGAAGCCCGAATGGTTACAATATTCATAAACGGCTCTCTGAAATATGGGATTTTCAATAGATCGAGTTGCTGACATAACCAGGTGGTGCGCATTTGTAAGACACAAACTTTTTCAAACCATCCGTGGGCACCATAGGTTGTCAGAATCAGCCATACGGCAACGGCATTTGCTCCGGAACGGCTTCCGCAAAGTGTCAGGTCAAGTCCTTCTACATATTCGGCTTCTTTGGTGAGTACATTTTCGATAAGTCCTTTGCGACAGATAAAAATACCGGTTCCATAAGGTGCCTGTAGCATTTTATGAGCATCGATGGTAATGGAACTAATCTTTGGGTTGCGGAAATCAAGTTCAGAAGAAGCATTACTAAACGGATACACAAAGCCACCATAGGCCGCATCGATATGTAATTTATAATTCAACTGGTGTTTTTCAAGTAATGAAGTATAGATATCCGGATCATCTACCGAACCAAACATGGTGGTTCCCATATTGGCCACTACGATGAAATATTTTTTACCGTTTTCTTTGGCTTTGATCAATACTGCTTCCAGTGTTTCCGTTGTGATGGAGCGGTGCTCAAAATCTACCGGTACTTTCAACCAGTCAATCAACAGCAGGTTAGCTCCTTTCGGGATGGAATAGTGGGTATCTTCTGAGGCCAGTATTGCGATTTCACTGGGATGCGCTCCAAAAGTGTTGCTAAAATAATTCCGGTAAATCCATAGTGCCTGTATATTGGCTTCGGTTCCTCCGGGTGCGATATAACCATCGAATTTTTCAGGTTCGATATGGAAGATATCCACTGCGATTATATTGAGTACCTCACGTTCGATTTCCTGCGTCCCTTTAAAGGCCTTTTCGGAAGTGCCAAATGTATGACAACCAATATGGTTTGGATTGGCAACAAACGATTGTAGCATCGCGGCATCTTTTAAAAAGGGAGCTTCTTCATAAAATACTTTGCCATCCAGTTTGGAGGCGGGATAGCCTAAAGAGGCATCTTTTGAAAAGTTAACATTTTCTGCCAGCGCTTTCCGGATGCGGAGCTGACGTTCTGCAGCGGTTACTTTTTTCCAGTAATTCATATGGTTCTAATAGGTTTCTGCAAAATAATAAACCTATTTGCAGATAAAACATGATAATTGTTAGGTTTTGAATGTAAAGTACAGGTTCGAAACATAAGGGCGAACCGTTTAAATTAATGTCTGTAAAAGGGCTGTTTTTGACTCGGTTAGATTTGCCTGAATTTGAAAGGGTATCCATTAACTTTGTAGTATATGGTTTTGATGTTTTAAAATATTGTTCTGTATCCTCATTTGATAGTACCATTCCGTAGATTAAATAAATATAAATATATAATGAGTCTGAATAAGTATTTTGTATCGTCGGGTATGTCGATAATAGGTTTTCTAATTATAATTCTTTTTGTTTTTACGCCTGTTTCCTGTTCTGAAGAGCGAGATGTTTTTACTGCCGATTCGGTAAACGGAATGAAGGTTTTGGAGTTTAAAATCCAGTTGAATGATTTTAACGAAACTTCAGATATCGACCCAACGGAAAAGGAGCGTAGTATAAAACAGCTTTGTCTGTTTCTTTTTCAGAATAATGGCGATGAATTGGTTCAGGAGGATCGCTATCATGAAATTGAAAATGGAAAAATAAGGGTTACTATTCCGGAAAGTGAAATAGAGACGGGATTAAAAGCCTATTTAATCGCGAATATGAGTTTCTCTAACGATCCGATAACGGAGGCAGAATTACTTCAATTGAAAAGTACACGTCGGCCCGAAGATTTTATAGGTGATGGTTTTCCAATGTGTACCAGTGTACTTCCAATAGCATCCGATAAAGCAGCTCCGGTTGTAATTGAAGCGCTTTTGGAAAGGGTTCCATCAGCATTTTATATACAGGTTGAAGAAAATGCCGCGGCAGGTATTATTTATAATAATAGTTACCGGATAGAAGTTGAAGGATTACAAATACAGGAAGGCGCTCTGTTTAGCAATACCGTAACAGTACTACCAGCACAGGGAAAAACCAATTACAGTTCGAAACTGACAGCGGTAAATACGCCTGAAAATGTAGCCTACTTTTATCAGAGTCAACGGATCAAAATATATATTACACCAAACGACCCTAATCTGGGTAAAACAAAAATAATTACGATCGAAAATTCTGAAAGTGCATCCCGAAATAAGAAATTTTTATTAAAAATTAAACCGGTAAAAACAATCAAACAGGCTGTTGATTTTAGAATTCAGGTAACCGAGTGGGAAACAGCGGTAATTTTGGTAGAAGTTCCTTTGCTTACTGATGTTCCTCATAAACCGGGAATACTTTTTGCCGAGGGGGTTAGTCTGGATTCAGGATGGTACGACCTCAATAAATCCTTTGGACAGGGTGGTTTTTCAAACGATTCAAATATGTGTTGGGCGGCAGTTACAACGAATATGATTCAATGGTGGCAGGATCGTTATATAGCCGATGGGAATATACTTCCCGTTGGGGCTCCAAATGGTTTTACTCCGGGTAGAGAGCATGCTAATTTCCGGCAATTGGCAATTTTTGATGCCTTTGCTTCGCACTTTTCAAATGTCGGTGGGCATGAAGTAAGTGGTGTAGCCTGGTATTTTCCTAAGTATTTTCCGGAGCTTTTTCCAAATACAGATCATTTTTTTGATCATACATACTATGATGATAAATTTCCTAAAAATTTAAAAGAGTTTTCCGATTTTATCATTAATGGTTTTAAGGAAAGAGGTGTTTTGTCTATAGGAACATTTATGCGTAGTGGTCAGCATACTCGTTCCCTTTGGGGATGTAAGTATAATACCAATACCGGGATTGTTGAAAAATTATATCTGGTCGATTCAAACGATAAAAAAGCTATTATGTGGTTAGATGTGCCGGTAAGTGTCTCAACAAGTGGGAAATTGATGGCCGGGCCTCATGAAATATCGTCACTTTCTGTGCTTTATGCCCATCCGGGAAGAAATGCTTCTACTTTGTTATAATTCGTATATACCAGAAACTCGAAAAAACAGCAAGTTTTACGAAGTTAGCTCTGGAATACTAATGATTTTGCTAATAACAAAAAGGCTGCCCCGAAAGACAGCCTTCTTTATATAATATTAAGGGCGATTAGAAAAGCATTTTCTGTGTTTTCACTTCGTTGTTGACCGTTACCGTTCTTACGATGATCACCTGATTGTTGTTGTTTAATTTGTCGATAGCAATTGCCTGAGCATTGAAGTTATCGTTATTGAACAATACTTTACCAGATAGGTCAAAGATAGTTACGGATTGGATTGCATCTGTAGAAGACACAACGTTGATCACATTGTTTTGTTTGTACATAGTGATCGCGTTAACCGGTTGACCTAAAGTAAGGTTTTGAGCGACTTTAGCTACTGTTTCAACAGTTGTAACATCGATAATATTTGAATTACCACTTGTGTTACCAGCTACAGCTCTTACTCTGTAGTAGTACGTTTTGTTTGGTACTAATCCGGATACCGGTAGGCTAACTCCAAAAGAAGTTACGTTCTCATATCCTGGTAAGAATGATGGAATTGAACCAGAGAAAGTATGTGTACCTAAGTTGGTTACATCATTTACCGGTAATACATCCCATTCTGTTGCCAATGTAGGGAATCCTGAAGTTGGATTTACTGTTACTCCCGAAATTACAGACGCTTTACGAACTAAAGTTTTGTCAAGTGTAGTTAAAGAACCACTTGTCCAGGCTACTCCCGGATCTTCACCAATTCTTCCGATGATATCTACGTTAGCGTTTGTTGAAATTTTGTAAAGCGCTACAGCATCGTTACCGTTAAAGTTAACCGAAGCAACTACAGTAGTAGTACCAGAATAGAGAGAAGCACCTGAATTACGGATTACAACTGTACTTCCGTTAGCTAAAGTACCGGATAATTGTACGTCGTTTGCAGAACCTGAAGCACTGGTACTTCCGTTTGAATATAGACGTACACGGTAGTCTGATAAGTTAACAGCAGCACCGGTTCCGTTATAGATTTCTAAATATTTGTTTGTAGAAGTTCCTTCCACATATTCGGAGAAGAATAAGTCAGTAGCAAGAGCAGTAGAACCAAATGTTGCAGACTCACTCACGTCTACACGGTAGCTTTCTGCACCGAAAACTTCATCCCAGTTTGCCATAAAGCTATCCGCAGTAACTGCTGTAGCCGCTGTAGCAACCGGAGCAGGTACCGGAGCAGTAGTGAAAGTCAATTCCTGACCGTAGCTTACACCAGCAGCATTTACGCTATACGCTCTTGTATAGTATACTGTTTGTCCATATAAATCGGAAATGTTTACAGAATAGGCTCCGATTCCGGTTCCGTCATCAGCTCTGGCTATAACATCAGTTCCTCCGATTTCCGGTGAAGGTAATGTACTGATAACAACACCTCTTTCGATTACTGTTGAACATCCTTCGTTGGTTACCTCAGCAGAGACTTTTGCAGCATAAGCAGATAATACCTCAGTAGCTGTAGTAGCTACAGTAGCAACTTTGTTTACACCTGTACCGGCAGCAGCAACGATGATTACTGTTCCAGCACCAGCAATAGTTACGTTTTCGCTATAAGCGGCTACAGTTGTAGGCTCAAAACGTACATAGATGACCTGAGAATATGTTCCTCCGGCCTGTGTTAATGAAAGAGTCGATGTAAATGGTCCGGTAGCATCAGTTGCAAAAGTGAAACCAGCAGCTGGTCCTACTTCGATAGTGTCGGTAGTAAGATTGATTCCGGAAAGAGTGATGCTTTGTACAGCACTTACAGCGTTAATACAAACTTCACCGAAGTTAGTCAATGCTGTTACCGTGAATGTAGGTTGTGTGTTCGCGATCGTAACTACTTCGATAGTGTTTGAGTTGTCACTTGTGTTTCCGGCAACAGCTCTTACACGGTAGTAGTAGTGTTTTTCAGGAGTTAAACCTGTTACGTTATGTTG from Flavobacterium sp. WV_118_3 harbors:
- a CDS encoding aminotransferase class I/II-fold pyridoxal phosphate-dependent enzyme, with the translated sequence MNYWKKVTAAERQLRIRKALAENVNFSKDASLGYPASKLDGKVFYEEAPFLKDAAMLQSFVANPNHIGCHTFGTSEKAFKGTQEIEREVLNIIAVDIFHIEPEKFDGYIAPGGTEANIQALWIYRNYFSNTFGAHPSEIAILASEDTHYSIPKGANLLLIDWLKVPVDFEHRSITTETLEAVLIKAKENGKKYFIVVANMGTTMFGSVDDPDIYTSLLEKHQLNYKLHIDAAYGGFVYPFSNASSELDFRNPKISSITIDAHKMLQAPYGTGIFICRKGLIENVLTKEAEYVEGLDLTLCGSRSGANAVAVWLILTTYGAHGWFEKVCVLQMRTTWLCQQLDLLKIPYFREPFMNIVTIRASFIPEQVAERFNLVPQKHDTSNQWYKIVVMDHVEIEHLSAFITAL